The nucleotide sequence GCAATCTCCTTTGCTGTATCGAGAACTTGATGCACGCCCAGGGCGGAAACTGTCTGTCAATGGTTTGCCATCTAATTGGAGTCCCACAGGGACTGGTGTTGGGACTATTTCTCTTCATTACTTTTGTTAATCATCTGGATTTAGGCATCTTGGGGAAAAACAGGCCTGCAAGTTTGCAGACCGGTGCCCAAAGATCTATGCAAGCTGTTTGAACTGCAGATGATGTTCCACTGCTTCAGGCGGACGTCGATGTGTTGGGGGAGGAATGGGGGCTCGTTACTGACAAAGGAGGTTTAACGCAGAAATGTGCAGTGTGATGCATATGGGCAGGGTGAATGCTGACTGTACATGCGCCCTTCAGAGAAAAGCATTCATTGCaggtgaaaagagagagagagggagggagagatctgGGCGATTTAGTACATCAATGTCTAAAGGCTCAGGAGGAATGCCGTGAAGTGGCAGAGTACGTGAACAGGGTGTTGGGGCGCATGAGTAGAACAACTGATGACAAGACAAAGAATAACACTTACACCTTGCACAAGACCTCGGGCAGGCCTCCgttagaatactgtgtccagttttgggctcCTTGTATGGTGGGTGGTATTGTGGCATCGACTAATTCTCAGCCTGAAGCAACTTAGTCAACAAGACGGGTTAAACTCGAGACTCTACACTTTAGACAGAGTAGGCTTAGGAGCGATCTGATCGAGGTTTATAAGATGACCGAGGGAATAGACGGAGTTTACGTACAcagtttcttccaattaaataagcTGGGGAGAATCAGGGGGTCACAGTTTTGAGCTCCAGGTCTAGGTTTGATGTCAAGagatggttcttttcccagagattTGCCTACACTGACTCACTGTGGCTCGTGGCTCTCCTTCGGGCCTCCGGCGGGGTGGGGCAGCGGGACCGCGGCACTTACCTGCCGTAGAGGGTGGTGCCTGATCAGGGGTTCGGGCTTATTCATCACCACGCCGGCGGAGACGGATGTGGGAGGGGCCGACACGGTCGCTGCTTGCTGCTGTATCCGCTGTTCGATTTCCTGCAGATGGCAGAGAGAAACCAGAAACGGGCAGGGGTCAGTTGCTAGAGCACTCAGTGGGACGacaacaacaagaacttgcattgatgtagCACCTTTAACGTCCCAAGGCTCTTCAGAGCGGcgctatcagacaaaatttgaccccgagccacatgaggagatattaggggacgGGCGACCGAAAGCTCggacaaagaggtcggttttaaggagcgtcttaaaaggagaggagagagagagagagagagagagagagacggagaggtttagggagggaattccagagcttagggccccaggcagctgaagacacggccgagGAACCCATAGAGTGAAACCCCAGCTTGAGTCCCTGTCctattccctcgagtgtagaagattaagggggtgatctaatcgagggggtttaagatgattaaaggattcgatcgggtcgatagagagaaactatttcctctggtgggggggaggagggggagtccagaacaagggggcagaaccttaaaatccgagccaggccgttcagggatgatgtcaggaagcacttcttcaaactgagattgatagatttctgttgggttaaggggattaagggttacagaaccaaaggcggggagatggagttaaaatacagatcagccatggtctgatTGAACGGGGGAACCAACTGGATTCTTAACAACAATCCGAAAGCTTCACAATCACTTTTCCTAAGACCTATTATACGCCATCACCATACCCGGGCTCGGGGACCTGGACAGGGGCCTGGCTCGAGGGCAACTCTCCAACATGGCCCGACTGCCACCGTTTAGACCCACGTACGTGTGAAGCAGGGTCACCCCAGGGTGGCAGAGAGGGTAATAGGCGGGTAGACGTGTATCTAAAGCAGCACCTGCTCCTGCTGCAAAGCTTTGACGAAGGCGGTTTTCAGCCGGTTTGTGTGCTCGGCCTTCAGCGCCTTCTTCTGGTTGGACGTCACGCACTGCTCACACAGGATGCTGCCATTCTTCTCCTGCTTCCAGTGGGGGGTGAAGTCCGTCCGACACTGGGAGCACACGAAGGGGTCGATCTGCGACAGCTGGAAACGCCCCTTTCCTAGAGCGGCAAACCAAAATAATTAAATCCTACGTTTTAGATCTTGCCGTAAAACTCTTAACCACATTCCGACTGGTGTGGGGCTCGTGCCCCCTGCTGGCTGGGACATCATTGGCAATAGCTTCATTGCTTACAATGGAGGAAAGTGGGGGGGAGGTGAAGCCCTCCTTGGTTAAATAGCCATTTGGCACTTGCAATCCGGGTTGGCCTCTGTGAGGTTCTTGTGGGGGAATTaatacccatggaactgtacccccacAAGAGTTGGCGGCGTCAGTCGGGGATGGGAGAAAGTTGACAGTAACGTTTGAGGCATTTTGGacagagaatgaggagaggcaatatgaatatatatatatatatatatattcaggtccattgttccctgaaggtggcaacgcaggtcaatagagtggtcaagaaggcatacggcatgcattccttcatcggacggggtattgagtacaagggttggcaggtcatgttacagttgtataggactttggttcggccacatttggaatactgcgtgcagttctggtcgccacattaccaaaaggatgtggatgctttggagagggtgcagagcaggttcaccaggatgttgcctggtacggagggcgcttgctatgaagagagggtgagtagattcggattattttcattagaaagacggaggttgaggggggggacctgattgaggtgtacaaaatcatgagaggtatcgacaaggTGGATAGATCTGTCAGAagctatctggacagatacatgaatgggcaggaagcaaagagatacagacccttagaaaataatgGACTCCTCCTGTGTGGTAAGATTTATGGTTCCTgatagctgatctcagctgagggGGACGATGGGGTCAGCGGAGAGGCTTGGGCTGTGTAGATTTGGAAAGTGGTGGCGAAGTTCTAGAGATAGTTAATGACATGGAAGCCATTAGTCCAGGATATAATCCCGAGTTAAACTGTGaggggtttgtgggggggggggaaagaggtaaaaatggaagagggagggggaactaTTTGAATAGCCGTTTCAAagcatgctgggctgaatggcctcctcctgtgctgtgcgaTTCTGTAGTTGGGAGGAAGAGAACTGAGCGGTGGCGGAGTCGGCCCTCACCTtggctctcgatgacgctctgcacCACCTCCTCCAGGCCCAGCATGTAGATGAACTCATTGTTGGCCGCGCTGGGCAGGAAGTTGAGGAGCGGGGGCGAGGGCTTGGGCGGCGGGATCTCCAGCAGCGTCTTCTCCAGCTGCTTGCGCAGGGCCAGCTTGGCGGCGGCCTGGCTGCTGGCCGGGTCGCTCAGGCCGCCGGGGCTGGACAGGGCAGGGCTGGCCGCCGTCGTCAGGCTGGACTGGACGTGGGGGGAGACGttcatgtagatggtggacggagTGGTCCGAGGCGACGGGATGGAGGAGCCGGCCTGCTGGAGAGAAGAGGGCGTTAGCAGAGGCTTCCAGCGTCCTGCCGATACACAAGAACATGgcaaataggagcaggaagagctcattcggcccctcgagcctgctccatcattcaataagatcacggcagatctttcacctcaactccaccttcccgtccGATCCCCATATCCTTGACTAACTCAAGACGATTATAATCCACCTGTAATGGGAGACACTGTGACAGGGTCAGTTCTTTACCGTGCTGACTGAGGTCTGGTCTGTCACAGCTACTCTATTAGTCCCACATGCACCCCACCCCACCGCTCCCCCCACACTCTGTTCTTTCTGCATAGGCTCCGGGGTGGAGATTGGACCCACAAATGTCTGACTCGATGGCGGGAGTGCTACCCACTGGGCCATAGCTGTAAATGCAGTGAGCGCTTTGCAGTCAACTGAATGGGTCAAAGAATCAacggttcgagtcccactccagagacatgagcccaCAATCCAGACTGAGACTCGATGTGCCAGTACCgcaggagtgccgcgctgtcggaggcgcAGTACCACAGgagtgctgcagtccatgtggggtaggtacacccacagtgctgttagggagggagttccaggattttgacccagcgacagtgaaggaacggccgatatagttccaagtcaggatggtgtgtgacttggaggggaacttgcaggtggtggtgttcccatgcaactgctgtccttgtctttctagttggtagaagtcacgggtttggaaggtgctgtctaagaagccttggtgagttgcggcagtgcatcttgtagatggtacacactgctgccactgtgcgtcagtggtggagggagtgaatgtttgtagatggggtgtcaatcaagcgggctgctttgtcctggatggtgtcgagcttcttgagtgttgttggagctgcacccacccaggcaagtggagagtattccatcacactcctgacttgtgccttgtagatggtggacaggctttggggagtcaggaggtgagttactcactgcagaattcccagcctctgacctgctcttgtagccatggtatttatatggatactccagttcagttcagtttcaggctgttgatagtgggggattcagtgatcgtaatgccattgaacgtcaaggggagatggttagattctctcttgttggagatggtcattgcctggcacttgcctggtgcgaatgttacttgccacttatcagcccaagcctggatattgtccaggtcttgctgcatttctacacggactgcttcagtatctgaggagtcacgaatggtgctgaacattgtgcaattatcagcgaacatccccacttctgaccttatgatggagggaaggtcattgatgaagcagctgaagatggttgggcctatgacactaccctgaggaactcctgcagtgatgtcctggagctgagataattgacctccaacaaccacaaccatcttcctttgcgctaggtatgactccaaccagcgaagagttttccccctgattcccattgactccagttttgctagggctccttgatgccatactcggtcaactgctgccttgatgtcaaggacagtcactctcacctcacctctggagttcagctcttttgtccatgtttgaaccaaggctgtaatgagatcaggagctgagtgtccctggtggaactcaaagtgagcgtcactgagcaggttattgctgagcaagtgccgcttgatagcactgtcgacgacaccttccatcactttactgatgattgagataggctgatggggcggtaattggccgggttggacttgtcctgccttttgtgtacaggacatacctggacaattttccatattgctgggtagatgccagtgttgtagctgtactggaacagcttggctaggggtgtggcaagtcctggatcacaggtcttcagtactgttgctggaatgttgtcagggcccatgacctttccagtatccagtgacttcagtcgttgcttgatagcacgtagagtgaatcgaattggctaaagactggcatctgagatactggggacttcaggaggaggccgagatggatcatcaactcggcacttctggctgaagatcgttgcaagtgcttgcagcactgtcggaggggcagtactgaaggagtgctgcactgtcggaggggcagtactgagggagtgctgcactgtcggaggggcagtactgagggagtgctgcactgtcggaggggcagtactgagggagtgctgcactgttgcagggtcagtactgagggagcgctgcactgtaggagggtcatttCTGAtgcagctctgcactgtcggagggtcagtactgatgcagctctgcactgtcggagggtcagtactgagggagtgctgcgctgttggacggtcagtactgagggagtgcccagCAACAGCAGCCTGGAAAACAGGGAGGGGAGGGCTGGGGAAAGAGAGCTGGTTTAAGGCTGGAAGGGAAGGTAATACTTTGGTGAGTGCATGGTactgggggggggttgggggtggggtggtgagacAGCAAGGGCTCCTGTTCCCCATCCAGCGACCCCAGTTGGGCAGGATCGGGCATGGGTAGCGATGCCAACCACGGTGTAACAGCCTACCAAATCACAGTTTTTGAGTGAGCTGTGTAGGACGGTTGCTTGGTCTGGGGTTgggtggagggtggggtggtggggatggGTAGACAACCCCAGTGCCCATGGAACCGCACTTCAGAGAGGGGAAGCGGGGAACCAAAAGAAAACAAGGGGGAAAACTAAACATAAACAAGTTCAAGTTGCATCCCTGGAATGTACcatctgaaagggcggtggaagcagattcaatagtaactttcaaaaggggaattggataaatacatgaaggggggaaatgtgcagggatatgggagaaagagcagggggaagggagtgggacgaattggatagatctttcaaagagccagcacagacacgatgggccgaatggactccttctgtccgGTAGGATTCTATGCCTCTAAAAAAGAATTCAACAGTTAGATCACTAGAAAGGTAGACGGCCCCACAAACAGGGTGGGCACCGCAGACAGGGCATCACTGACCTTCTGGTACGAGCTGGCTGGATTCTGACTGGACACCGGGCTGTGGATGAGACCTGGCTTTGCGAGCCTCATGCTCTGCATCTGGGCCGGGCTGGGTGCGATCACTCGCTGGGACATGAGCAGCTGCGGCAGCGTGCTGTTAGGAACCGACCTGATGACCGGATGACCCTGTGAGAAGACGAACACAAGAGGCGCTTGAAGAACGCAGACTGACTGGCAGCGATCGAAGCAGGCACACGATGATTCTTCTCAAAGACCTCAGACCTGGCACCAAACTCAagtcggtgaaaacccacacgtgcGTATTAGCAACCCCCTCACCCTTAGCCCCGACACAAAGGACAGGCCAACCACTACTGGGGCCTCCATTGGTCTGACACTGCCTCTACGGCAACACAGACTGCTCAAAGCATCCCCTCACACAAAACCCACCCCACCCAAACCAGTAACCTGGTagtgagggaggtggggggggggggggggggggggggggggcgggggaggggttaggagagagagagagagagagaaggggagagagagagagagtaaatattACAGTAACCAAGCCCACCCCGGAAGTAGAACCTTGAATGCTACTGGGGGTTTTGACACAATTATTAGCCAGCGATACTGCTCTCTATGGAGATGGATTCTTTAATACCATCGGGCTGTGCCCTCTGCGGTGAGTGGCCTGCACGAGTCACGATCAGTAAAGTGAGGCAGGGGGAGGACAGTTGGTGCTGGGAACAGTCCTGTTCAAATCAACTCAGAACAGGGATCATGTGTTTCCCTGTTAACCATGTTTAAAAGTCTATAAGTACAGGGGTCAGAAAGGGCCAACAGTCAATTCCAAAACAGTTCACATGCTCAAacttagaaggtggcaggacaggtagatgaagctattaataaagggtttataaatagaggcagagagtacaaaagcaaggaaattatgctgaatCTTTGTAAACCACTGGTTCCGGCccagcactttaggaaggatgtcgaggccttggagagggtgcggaaggagatttaccagaatgggagcagggatgagggacttcagttaaagtggagagactgggagaaactgggattgttcttacagcagagaaggttaagggggagatttaatcggtgCCTTCCAGCAGCGAAGCGATGGGCTATGCAGATTTGAAAGGAGACAATTAATAAATGGTTGGGTTGGAATATTATCCTCAGTTGAACTGCGAGAGGGGGAAACAAGGGAAGCTCATCGGCCCAGAGGCTGGGAATGGTCtcccagagagagaaggcgaggagAAATCCTCGGGACATTTCAGATGGTGCGACAAGAGCGCTCGATGAACAGACTGGGATGGTCAAATTGCTTCCCTCGTTCACGGGTCGTGCATTGGTCTCAGCGCTTCCGAGGGAGGAAGTGGAAAAGAAACAAGAGACGAgagatcagccaggtttcctgccccGTGCCAGCTATCCAGTCAAGCAATGTCAGGGCGAGGTTCGGACCAGCCCTGGCGGCAATGCCTCCGGCTGTTCAATAGCCTGCTGGCTCCCCGACACGTGAAGAATGGCCTTTTGGGGGAGAAAGGGTGGGGACGCGGCAGGTCAGTACAGGAGATGTCTTGGGGCCTGTCGGACTGTTCTCCtgtaagctggataaacacacgagggagaaaggaattgaaggatccgtcgatagggtgagatgaagaggctcgtgtggagcagagacACCAGCATGGAGCAGAGCAAGTGCAGAGCCTTCAGGAGAGGGAAGGCTGCAGGGAAACCTACTCAGAGCGTGAGGCTGGAACTACCTGGAGGAAACACGACGCAATTCTTCCCCACAAGCGGAACGGCGCTGCAAATAACAAACTGTCAGTGGGCTGCTACCTCGCCATGGGCAGGTGATGCGATTCTCTGCAACGCACTGACCTGAGCTCCTCGCAGGTTCTGAGGGTCCAATACCTGAGAGATGGGCCGGGATGGTGGTTTCGACAGCATCTGTTGACCGCCTTGGACCAGCGAGGGCTGGACGACAGACGGTGCGTTCTGCACAACAGGAACCTGACCATTCAGAAACAGAAAGCGCACAGTTAGCACACCAGTACGGGTCGGGATCACACGTTTCAGATAACAGAAACATTCAATCCCCATCTTCAAACCCCTTCCCTGCTGCCCAGCTGTACGCCCATGCTCACATCCTTCGTTATTCTAACTCTGGTTACCCGTCCCCTTCTAAACTACCAGCACTGGAGACAGAGCTTTCGATCGTCAATCCTGGGCTCTAATAATCTttataaatctctctctctctctcaaaagaatcatggaatggttacagcacaggaggaggccatttggcccatcgtttctgtgccagctctctgcaagagcaactcgtccagccccactccccagccctttccccgcagccctgcaaatgttctcttttttccagttcccttttgaaagcctcgattgaatctgcctccaccgcactctcgggcggtgcgttccagatcctaaccactcgctgcgtgaaaaatctttcctcgtgtcgcctttagttcttttgccaatcacctaaaatTGTTATCCACTGGTTCTtgttccttccgccaatgggaacagtttctctccatctactctgtccagatccctcatgaatttggacacctcgatcaaatcacctctcaaccttctctcctccaaggagaacagccccagcttctccaatctatcctcgtaactgaagttcctcatccctggaaccgttctcaggaattttttccgcaccctctctaaagccttcacatccttctaaggccggtgcccagaaatggacacaattctccagctgaggccgaaccagtggtttataaaggtTCTGCCCCAAAGTTACAAGGGTCCTCAAGACCTTCAATCACCTCTCCAAACCCTTCCCCGGATCCCACTCATTGACCCATCCATGCTTACACCCATCCCCATTAAGCTGTAAAATGCTAGTACCTGATCTCAGTGGAGTCTACAATGACCCCCAAGAATTGGGACTTGACAATCAAGGTGCAACAGCTGGTCTCAACAATCACTGAGCGGGAGAGCTGGGAGAACAACATCTCAGCTTCAGTTCCCAGTTCTGACTGTCACCTAGAAAACACCGCAATATACCCTTACACTGAAGGGTTAATTGCAGCAGCTcgcccaagcctcctttgacagcagcttctaAACCTGTGAGCTCTACCAGctggaaggtcaagggcagcagacgcatgggaacaccagcacctgcaagttcccctccgagtcacacattaccccgacttggaactatatcggctgttccttcatcgtcactgggtctgtACAGTGGAACCCttgacctaacagcactgtgggggcacCTTAAACCTCACGGACTGCAACagctcaaggcagcagctcaccaccatcttctcaaggggcaaACAAGGATAGGAAATAAATGTctgcttgccagcaacacccatgaaTTATAGAAATAAATTTTATAAAACCACAGTACAAAATTAACAGCCCTCAAAACAAGTTTTGAGATGAGAAATATCCTTCGGTGCCCTGCTGAACTGTATGGTCAGCATTCCCAGAGTTTCGTGGTGGCGGCTGACTCTGTCTGGGCTGCACTGGTTCCTGACTGTGGCAGAGATCGCACCGTATGGAATACAAAACTCTTTATTgatggaaggcagattatctgaacggctacaaacCGAGAGAGGGGGAtaggcaacgagacctgggtgttctcgtacaccagtcgctgaaggtaagcatgcaggtgcaacaggcggtaaaaaaggcaaatggtatgttggccttcatagcgagaggattcgagtacaggagcagggatgtcttgctgcaaatatacagggccttggtgaggccacacttggaatattgtgtgcagttttggtctccttatcggaggaaggatgttcttgctatagagggagtgcagcgaaggtttaccagactgattcctgggatggtgggactgacgtatgaggagagattgagttggttaggattatattcactggagttcagaagagtgaggggggatcacatagaaacctataaaattctaacaggacttggcacggtaggtgcaggaaggatgttcccgatggtgggggagtccagaaccaggggtcatagtctaaggaaacggggtaaacctttcaggactgagatgaggagaaatgtcttcacccagagagtggtgagcctgtggaattcactaccacagaaagcagttgaggccaaaacattgtatgttttcaagaaggagttagatatagctcttggggcgaaagggatcaaaggatatgggggggaaagtcggaacaggctactaagttggatgatcagccattttcataatgaatggtggagcaggctcgaagggccgaatggcctactcctgctcctactttctatgtttctatgaccttgCCTGCCCATCAATTTCATCTGTTGGTACAGGAGGAGGACCAGTGGTTGGAGCTGGGTCTCTTTCTGCCTGGCTGTGCTCCAACAAGCGGAGACTTACCTTCTGCACCACGTTCTCCTTCTGGATCTGGCTCTGACGCAGTTTCTTCAGCAGCACCAGCCGAGCCTCCTCCAGCCGCAGCTCGTCCCGAAGCTGCTTGATGATCATCTGCCGCTCCTCGGGGCCTTTGCCCTGCGGACAGAGAAAAGGATGACAAGAGTCGCGAGTCACCTAGGCTTCttccacggcaccttccaaacccgcgacctctaccacctagaaggacaagggcagcagatgcatgggaaca is from Heterodontus francisci isolate sHetFra1 chromosome 46, sHetFra1.hap1, whole genome shotgun sequence and encodes:
- the gatad2b gene encoding transcriptional repressor p66-beta isoform X2; the protein is MWGYPATVERAALNHFLHSSNSIKEQQYRRGEESDLSRMDRMTDDALRLHLLKRGLDRAEEREDMVAKRLKMEGHEAMERLKMLALLKRKDLAGPEVPQDLVVKSEHQKAGEEKMNGSLKPRPEIRSVVKAGKENIGDEPVDMSAHKSDMDRERSTPSPDIIVLSDNEASSPRANGRFEDRIKVANLEIFKGKGPEERQMIIKQLRDELRLEEARLVLLKKLRQSQIQKENVVQKVPVVQNAPSVVQPSLVQGGQQMLSKPPSRPISQVLDPQNLRGAQGHPVIRSVPNSTLPQLLMSQRVIAPSPAQMQSMRLAKPGLIHSPVSSQNPASSYQKAGSSIPSPRTTPSTIYMNVSPHVQSSLTTAASPALSSPGGLSDPASSQAAAKLALRKQLEKTLLEIPPPKPSPPLLNFLPSAANNEFIYMLGLEEVVQSVIESQGKGRFQLSQIDPFVCSQCRTDFTPHWKQEKNGSILCEQCVTSNQKKALKAEHTNRLKTAFVKALQQEQEIEQRIQQQAATVSAPPTSVSAGVVMNKPEPLIRHHPLRQQPPQSQSSLQRGLHTSARSVLSNFAQGPQLHMASGLLGMPGKHAMRSGAQNRGRRPYFTSSGVNMSYMNAGVGGQKGSTLADRQREYLLDMIPPRPISQSISTQK
- the gatad2b gene encoding transcriptional repressor p66-beta isoform X3, with protein sequence MWGYPATVERAALNHFLHSSNSIKEQQYRRGEESDLRMDRMTDDALRLHLLKRGLDRAEEREDMVAKRLKMEGHEAMERLKMLALLKRKDLAGPEVPQDLVVKSEHQKAGEEKMNGSLKPRPEIRSVVKAGKENIGDEPVDMSAHKSDMDRERSTPSPDIIVLSDNEASSPRANGRFEDRIKVANLEIFKGKGPEERQMIIKQLRDELRLEEARLVLLKKLRQSQIQKENVVQKVPVVQNAPSVVQPSLVQGGQQMLSKPPSRPISQVLDPQNLRGAQGHPVIRSVPNSTLPQLLMSQRVIAPSPAQMQSMRLAKPGLIHSPVSSQNPASSYQKQAGSSIPSPRTTPSTIYMNVSPHVQSSLTTAASPALSSPGGLSDPASSQAAAKLALRKQLEKTLLEIPPPKPSPPLLNFLPSAANNEFIYMLGLEEVVQSVIESQGKGRFQLSQIDPFVCSQCRTDFTPHWKQEKNGSILCEQCVTSNQKKALKAEHTNRLKTAFVKALQQEQEIEQRIQQQAATVSAPPTSVSAGVVMNKPEPLIRHHPLRQQPPQSQSSLQRGLHTSARSVLSNFAQGPQLHMASGLLGMPGKHAMRSGAQNRGRRPYFTSSGVNMSYMNAGVGGQKGSTLADRQREYLLDMIPPRPISQSISTQK
- the gatad2b gene encoding transcriptional repressor p66-beta isoform X1 yields the protein MWGYPATVERAALNHFLHSSNSIKEQQYRRGEESDLSRMDRMTDDALRLHLLKRGLDRAEEREDMVAKRLKMEGHEAMERLKMLALLKRKDLAGPEVPQDLVVKSEHQKAGEEKMNGSLKPRPEIRSVVKAGKENIGDEPVDMSAHKSDMDRERSTPSPDIIVLSDNEASSPRANGRFEDRIKVANLEIFKGKGPEERQMIIKQLRDELRLEEARLVLLKKLRQSQIQKENVVQKVPVVQNAPSVVQPSLVQGGQQMLSKPPSRPISQVLDPQNLRGAQGHPVIRSVPNSTLPQLLMSQRVIAPSPAQMQSMRLAKPGLIHSPVSSQNPASSYQKQAGSSIPSPRTTPSTIYMNVSPHVQSSLTTAASPALSSPGGLSDPASSQAAAKLALRKQLEKTLLEIPPPKPSPPLLNFLPSAANNEFIYMLGLEEVVQSVIESQGKGRFQLSQIDPFVCSQCRTDFTPHWKQEKNGSILCEQCVTSNQKKALKAEHTNRLKTAFVKALQQEQEIEQRIQQQAATVSAPPTSVSAGVVMNKPEPLIRHHPLRQQPPQSQSSLQRGLHTSARSVLSNFAQGPQLHMASGLLGMPGKHAMRSGAQNRGRRPYFTSSGVNMSYMNAGVGGQKGSTLADRQREYLLDMIPPRPISQSISTQK
- the gatad2b gene encoding transcriptional repressor p66-beta isoform X4, which encodes MWGYPATVERAALNHFLHSSNSIKEQQYRRGEESDLSRMDRMTDDALRLHLLKRGLDRAEEREDMVAKRLKMEGHEAMERLKMLALLKRKDLAGPEVPQDLVVKSEHQKAGEEKMNGSLKPRPEIRSVVKAGKENIGDEPVDMSAHKSDMDRERSTPSPDIIVLSDNEASSPRANGRFEDRIKVANLEIFKGKGPEERQMIIKQLRDELRLEEARLVLLKKLRQSQIQKENVVQKVPVVQNAPSVVQPSLVQGGQQMLSKPPSRPISQGHPVIRSVPNSTLPQLLMSQRVIAPSPAQMQSMRLAKPGLIHSPVSSQNPASSYQKQAGSSIPSPRTTPSTIYMNVSPHVQSSLTTAASPALSSPGGLSDPASSQAAAKLALRKQLEKTLLEIPPPKPSPPLLNFLPSAANNEFIYMLGLEEVVQSVIESQGKGRFQLSQIDPFVCSQCRTDFTPHWKQEKNGSILCEQCVTSNQKKALKAEHTNRLKTAFVKALQQEQEIEQRIQQQAATVSAPPTSVSAGVVMNKPEPLIRHHPLRQQPPQSQSSLQRGLHTSARSVLSNFAQGPQLHMASGLLGMPGKHAMRSGAQNRGRRPYFTSSGVNMSYMNAGVGGQKGSTLADRQREYLLDMIPPRPISQSISTQK
- the gatad2b gene encoding transcriptional repressor p66-beta isoform X7, with translation MWGYPATVERAALNHFLHSSNSIKEQQYRRGEESDLSRMDRMTDDALRLHLLKRGLDRAEEREDMVAKRLKMEGHEAMERLKMLALLKRKDLAGPEVPQDLVVKSEHQKAGEEKMNGSLKPRPEIRSVVKAGKENIGDEPVDMSAHKSDMDRERSTPSPDIIVLSDNEASSPRANGRFEDRIKVANLEIFKGKGPEERQMIIKQLRDELRLEEARLVLLKKLRQSQIQKENVVQKVPVVQNAPSVVQPSLVQGGQQMLSKPPSRPISQVLDPQNLRGAQGHPVIRSVPNSTLPQLLMSQRVIAPSPAQMQSMRLAKPGLIHSPVSSQNPASSYQKQAGSSIPSPRTTPSTIYMNVSPHVQSSLTTAASPALSSPGGLSDPASSQAAAKLALRKQLEKTLLEIPPPKPSPPLLNFLPSAANNEFIYMLGLEEVVQSVIESQGKGRFQLSQIDPFVCSQCRTDFTPHWKQEKNGSILCEQCVTSNQKKALKAEHTNRLKTAFVKALQQEQEIEQRIQQQAATVSAPPTSVSAGVVMNKPEPLIRHHPLRQQPPQSQSSLQRGLHTSARSVLSNFAQGPQLHMASGLLGMPGVNMSYMNAGVGGQKGSTLADRQREYLLDMIPPRPISQSISTQK
- the gatad2b gene encoding transcriptional repressor p66-beta isoform X8: MDRMTDDALRLHLLKRGLDRAEEREDMVAKRLKMEGHEAMERLKMLALLKRKDLAGPEVPQDLVVKSEHQKAGEEKMNGSLKPRPEIRSVVKAGKENIGDEPVDMSAHKSDMDRERSTPSPDIIVLSDNEASSPRANGRFEDRIKVANLEIFKGKGPEERQMIIKQLRDELRLEEARLVLLKKLRQSQIQKENVVQKVPVVQNAPSVVQPSLVQGGQQMLSKPPSRPISQVLDPQNLRGAQGHPVIRSVPNSTLPQLLMSQRVIAPSPAQMQSMRLAKPGLIHSPVSSQNPASSYQKQAGSSIPSPRTTPSTIYMNVSPHVQSSLTTAASPALSSPGGLSDPASSQAAAKLALRKQLEKTLLEIPPPKPSPPLLNFLPSAANNEFIYMLGLEEVVQSVIESQGKGRFQLSQIDPFVCSQCRTDFTPHWKQEKNGSILCEQCVTSNQKKALKAEHTNRLKTAFVKALQQEQEIEQRIQQQAATVSAPPTSVSAGVVMNKPEPLIRHHPLRQQPPQSQSSLQRGLHTSARSVLSNFAQGPQLHMASGLLGMPGKHAMRSGAQNRGRRPYFTSSGVNMSYMNAGVGGQKGSTLADRQREYLLDMIPPRPISQSISTQK